In Ovis aries strain OAR_USU_Benz2616 breed Rambouillet chromosome 13, ARS-UI_Ramb_v3.0, whole genome shotgun sequence, the following are encoded in one genomic region:
- the ITIH2 gene encoding inter-alpha-trypsin inhibitor heavy chain H2 isoform X2, translating to MKGLTCFFLCFFLSESRGFEIPTNGLSEFAGYGDLAESAPGKFQFVPENRRYQRSISGESGERMEDVDQVTLYSYKVQSTITSRVANTVIQTKVVNHSPQPQNVVFDVQIPKGAFISNFSMTVDGTTFTSSIKEKTVGRALYAQARAKGKTAGLVRSRALDMEDFKTEVSIAPGAKVQFELHYQEVKWRKLGSYEHRVHLKPGRLAKHLEVDVWIIEPQGLRSLHVLDTFDGHFDGVPVISKGHQKAHVAFKPTVAQQRKCLNCSETMVDGELVVMYDVNREEKVGELQVFNGYFVHFFAPENMDPIPKNILFVIDVSGSMWGIKMKQTVEAMKTILDDLRTEDHFSVVDFNHNVRTWRNDLVSATKTQVADAKNYIEKIQPSGGTNINEALLRAIFILNEANNLGMLDPNSVSLIILVSDGDPTVGELKLSKIQKNVRQNIRDNISLFSLGIGFDVDYDFLKRLSNDNRGIAQRIYGNQDTSVQLKKFYNQVSTPLLRNVQFNYPQTSVTDVTQNSFPNYFGGSEIVVAGKVDPEKLGQLQSIITATSANAELVLETLAEMDGLEDFLSKDKHADPDFTKKLWAYLTINQLLAERSLAPTAAEKRKITKTILQMSLDHHIVTPLTAMVIENEAGDERMLADSPPQDHSCCSVENDPHFIIYLPKSQKNICFNIDSEPGKILNLVSDPELGILVNGQLIGAKKPKNKKLSTYFGKLGFYFQHEDVKVEISTETISLSGGSRTSVLSWSDTVHVLSQRVLVSVKKEKTVTISLDKEMFFSVLLHRVWKKHPINVDFLGIYIPPTNKFSPNVHGLIGQFMNEPKIHVFNERPGKDPEKPEASMEVKGQKLVVTRGLQKDYRTDRVFGTDVPCWFVHNSGKGFIDGDYKDYFVPQLYSFLRRP from the exons ATGAAGGGGCTCACGTgctttttcctctgcttcttcctttctgaatCGAGAGGCTTTGAAATCCCCACCAATGGACTTTCAGAA TTTGCAGGCTATGGAGACCTTGCGGAGTCGGCTCCAGGCAAATTCCAGTTTGTGCCAGAGAATCGGAGGTATCAG AGAAGTATTTCTGGAGAATCTGGAGAAAGGATG GAAGATGTTGATCAAGTGACTCTTTATAGTTATAAAGTCCAGTCTACTATTACTTCTCGAGTGGCCAACACTGTTATCCAGACCAAAGTGGTGAACCACTCTCCACAGCCTCAAAATGTTGTGTTTGACGTGCAGATTCCCAAAGGAGCCTTCATCTCCAACTTCTCCAT gACTGTGGATGGCACAACTTTTACTAGTTCTATTAAGGAGAAAACCGTGGGCCGAGCCCTCTACGCACAGGCGAGAGCGAAAGGCAAGACGGCAGGACTGGTGAG GAGCAGAGCTCTGGATATGGAGGACTTCAAAACCGAAGTGAGCATTGCCcctggagcaaaggtgcagtttGAACTTCATTACCAGGAAGTGAAGTGGAGGAAGCTGGGGTCCTACGAGCACAGAGTCCACCTGAAGCCAGGACGACTGGCCAAGCACCTGGAG GTAGATGTGTGGATTATTGAACCTCAAGGACTAAGATCTCTTCATGTTCTGGACACATTTGATGGGCATTTTGATGGCGTTCCCGTTATATCTAAAGGACACCAGAAG GCACATGTTGCCTTCAAGCCCACGGTGGCACAACAGAGAAAATGCCTCAACTGCTCAGAGACGATGGTGGACGGTGAGCTGGTGGTGATGTATGATGTGAACAGAGAGGAGAAGGTTGGGGAACTTCAG GTATTTAATGGATATTTTGTCCACTTCTTTGCTCCTGAGAACATGGATCCAATTCCCAAAAACATCCTGTTTGTCATCGACGTTAGTGGCTCAATGTGGGGAATTAAAATGAAACAG ACGGTGGAAGCAATGAAGACCATTTTGGATGACCTGAGAACTGAAGATCATTTCTCCGTGGTTGATTTCAACCACAATGTTCGAACCTGGAGAAACGATTTAGTCTCAGCTACTAAAACACAGGTTGCGGATGCCAAGAATTACATTGAGAAAATCCAGCCTAGTGGAG GCACAAATATCAACGAAGCCCTGCTGCGAGCCATCTTTATTTTGAATGAAGCCAATAACTTGGGAATGTTGGACCCCAACTCTGTCTCGCTGATCATCTTGGTATCTGATGGGGATCCAACAGTAG GTGAACTGAAATTGTCAAAAATCCAGAAGAATGTGAGGCAGAACATACGAGACAACATCTCCTTGTTCAGTTTGGGGATAGGATTTGATGTGGACTATGACTTTTTGAAGAGACTCTCCAATGACAACCGTGGGATTGCACAACGGATTTACGGAAACCAGGACACTTCTGTCCAACTCAAG AAATTCTACAACCAGGTCTCAACTCCCTTGCTCCGGAATGTTCAGTTTAACTATCCCCAAACGTCAGTCACAGATGTCACTCAGAACAGTTTCCCTAACTATTTTGGAGGCTCAGAGATCGTGGTGGCTGGAAAAGTGGACCCTGAGAAATTGGGGCAGTTACAGAGCATTATCACTGCAACTTCG GCCAACGCAGAGTTAGTCTTGGAAACCCTGGCCGAGATGGATGGCTTGGAGGATTTTCTATCCAAGGACAAGCATGCAGACCCTGATTTCACCAAGAAATTGTGGGCCTATTTGACCATCAACCAACTTCTAGCTGAACG gagcctggctccTACAGCTGCcgagaaaaggaaaattacaaagACGATCCTGCAGATGTCTCTGGATCACCACATCGTGACCCCCCTCACAGCGATGGTGATTGAGAATGAGGCCGGGGACGAACGCATGCTGGCCGACTCCCCTCCGCAGGACCATTCCTGCTGTTCAG TTGAAAATGACCCACACTTCATCATCTACCTGCCAAAAAGCCAAAAGAATATTTGTTTCAATATCGACTCAGAACCTGGAAAAATCCTCAACCTTGTTTCTGATCCAGAATTAG GGATTTTGGTCAATGGACAGCTCATTGGTGccaagaagcccaagaataaaaAACTCAGCACCTATTTTGGGAAACTGGGATTTTATTTCCAACATGAAGATGTGAAGGTAGAAATCAGCACAGAGACCATCTCCCTGAGCGGGGGCTCCCGAACATCTGTCTTATCCTGGTCTGACACGGTCCACGTGCTTAGTCAGAG GGTGCTTGTCtctgtgaagaaagagaaaactgtgACTATCAGCCTGGATAAAGAGATGTTCTTCTCTGTTTTACTTCATCGCGTTTGGAAGAAGCACCCGATCAATGTCGACTTTTTGGGAATCTACATCCCCCCTACAAACAAGTTTTCTCCTAATGTGCATGGGCTGATAG GCCAGTTCATGAATGAGCCAAAGATCCATGTCTTCAACGAGCGACCGGGAAAGGACCCTGAGAAGCCAGAAGCAAGCATGGAGGTGAAGGGACAAAAGCTGGTCGTCACCAG GGGCCTGCAAAAGGATTACCGGACAGACAGAGTGTTTGGAACGGATGTTCCCTGTTGGTTTGTGCACAACAGCGGGAAAGGCTTCATCGACGGGGATTACAAGGATTACTTTGTGCCTCAACTCTATAGCTTCCTCAGACGGCCTTAA
- the ITIH2 gene encoding inter-alpha-trypsin inhibitor heavy chain H2 isoform X1: MKGLTCFFLCFFLSESRGFEIPTNGLSEFAGYGDLAESAPGKFQFVPENRRYQRSISGESGERMEDVDQVTLYSYKVQSTITSRVANTVIQTKVVNHSPQPQNVVFDVQIPKGAFISNFSMTVDGTTFTSSIKEKTVGRALYAQARAKGKTAGLVRSRALDMEDFKTEVSIAPGAKVQFELHYQEVKWRKLGSYEHRVHLKPGRLAKHLEVDVWIIEPQGLRSLHVLDTFDGHFDGVPVISKGHQKAHVAFKPTVAQQRKCLNCSETMVDGELVVMYDVNREEKVGELQVFNGYFVHFFAPENMDPIPKNILFVIDVSGSMWGIKMKQTVEAMKTILDDLRTEDHFSVVDFNHNVRTWRNDLVSATKTQVADAKNYIEKIQPSGGTNINEALLRAIFILNEANNLGMLDPNSVSLIILVSDGDPTVGELKLSKIQKNVRQNIRDNISLFSLGIGFDVDYDFLKRLSNDNRGIAQRIYGNQDTSVQLKKFYNQVSTPLLRNVQFNYPQTSVTDVTQNSFPNYFGGSEIVVAGKVDPEKLGQLQSIITATSANAELVLETLAEMDGLEDFLSKDKHADPDFTKKLWAYLTINQLLAERSLAPTAAEKRKITKTILQMSLDHHIVTPLTAMVIENEAGDERMLADSPPQDHSCCSGALYHGSKVSPGSVPSWVNPSPTPVPPLPAVGAQVLESTPPPHVMRVENDPHFIIYLPKSQKNICFNIDSEPGKILNLVSDPELGILVNGQLIGAKKPKNKKLSTYFGKLGFYFQHEDVKVEISTETISLSGGSRTSVLSWSDTVHVLSQRVLVSVKKEKTVTISLDKEMFFSVLLHRVWKKHPINVDFLGIYIPPTNKFSPNVHGLIGQFMNEPKIHVFNERPGKDPEKPEASMEVKGQKLVVTRGLQKDYRTDRVFGTDVPCWFVHNSGKGFIDGDYKDYFVPQLYSFLRRP, from the exons ATGAAGGGGCTCACGTgctttttcctctgcttcttcctttctgaatCGAGAGGCTTTGAAATCCCCACCAATGGACTTTCAGAA TTTGCAGGCTATGGAGACCTTGCGGAGTCGGCTCCAGGCAAATTCCAGTTTGTGCCAGAGAATCGGAGGTATCAG AGAAGTATTTCTGGAGAATCTGGAGAAAGGATG GAAGATGTTGATCAAGTGACTCTTTATAGTTATAAAGTCCAGTCTACTATTACTTCTCGAGTGGCCAACACTGTTATCCAGACCAAAGTGGTGAACCACTCTCCACAGCCTCAAAATGTTGTGTTTGACGTGCAGATTCCCAAAGGAGCCTTCATCTCCAACTTCTCCAT gACTGTGGATGGCACAACTTTTACTAGTTCTATTAAGGAGAAAACCGTGGGCCGAGCCCTCTACGCACAGGCGAGAGCGAAAGGCAAGACGGCAGGACTGGTGAG GAGCAGAGCTCTGGATATGGAGGACTTCAAAACCGAAGTGAGCATTGCCcctggagcaaaggtgcagtttGAACTTCATTACCAGGAAGTGAAGTGGAGGAAGCTGGGGTCCTACGAGCACAGAGTCCACCTGAAGCCAGGACGACTGGCCAAGCACCTGGAG GTAGATGTGTGGATTATTGAACCTCAAGGACTAAGATCTCTTCATGTTCTGGACACATTTGATGGGCATTTTGATGGCGTTCCCGTTATATCTAAAGGACACCAGAAG GCACATGTTGCCTTCAAGCCCACGGTGGCACAACAGAGAAAATGCCTCAACTGCTCAGAGACGATGGTGGACGGTGAGCTGGTGGTGATGTATGATGTGAACAGAGAGGAGAAGGTTGGGGAACTTCAG GTATTTAATGGATATTTTGTCCACTTCTTTGCTCCTGAGAACATGGATCCAATTCCCAAAAACATCCTGTTTGTCATCGACGTTAGTGGCTCAATGTGGGGAATTAAAATGAAACAG ACGGTGGAAGCAATGAAGACCATTTTGGATGACCTGAGAACTGAAGATCATTTCTCCGTGGTTGATTTCAACCACAATGTTCGAACCTGGAGAAACGATTTAGTCTCAGCTACTAAAACACAGGTTGCGGATGCCAAGAATTACATTGAGAAAATCCAGCCTAGTGGAG GCACAAATATCAACGAAGCCCTGCTGCGAGCCATCTTTATTTTGAATGAAGCCAATAACTTGGGAATGTTGGACCCCAACTCTGTCTCGCTGATCATCTTGGTATCTGATGGGGATCCAACAGTAG GTGAACTGAAATTGTCAAAAATCCAGAAGAATGTGAGGCAGAACATACGAGACAACATCTCCTTGTTCAGTTTGGGGATAGGATTTGATGTGGACTATGACTTTTTGAAGAGACTCTCCAATGACAACCGTGGGATTGCACAACGGATTTACGGAAACCAGGACACTTCTGTCCAACTCAAG AAATTCTACAACCAGGTCTCAACTCCCTTGCTCCGGAATGTTCAGTTTAACTATCCCCAAACGTCAGTCACAGATGTCACTCAGAACAGTTTCCCTAACTATTTTGGAGGCTCAGAGATCGTGGTGGCTGGAAAAGTGGACCCTGAGAAATTGGGGCAGTTACAGAGCATTATCACTGCAACTTCG GCCAACGCAGAGTTAGTCTTGGAAACCCTGGCCGAGATGGATGGCTTGGAGGATTTTCTATCCAAGGACAAGCATGCAGACCCTGATTTCACCAAGAAATTGTGGGCCTATTTGACCATCAACCAACTTCTAGCTGAACG gagcctggctccTACAGCTGCcgagaaaaggaaaattacaaagACGATCCTGCAGATGTCTCTGGATCACCACATCGTGACCCCCCTCACAGCGATGGTGATTGAGAATGAGGCCGGGGACGAACGCATGCTGGCCGACTCCCCTCCGCAGGACCATTCCTGCTGTTCAG GCGCCCTGTATCACGGCAGCAAAGtgagcccaggttcagtcccatCCTGGGTCAACCCTTCGCCAACGCCAGTGCCCCCACTGCCTGCTGTTGGTGCTCAGGTGCTTGAGTCAACCCCTCCTCCACATGTGATGAGAG TTGAAAATGACCCACACTTCATCATCTACCTGCCAAAAAGCCAAAAGAATATTTGTTTCAATATCGACTCAGAACCTGGAAAAATCCTCAACCTTGTTTCTGATCCAGAATTAG GGATTTTGGTCAATGGACAGCTCATTGGTGccaagaagcccaagaataaaaAACTCAGCACCTATTTTGGGAAACTGGGATTTTATTTCCAACATGAAGATGTGAAGGTAGAAATCAGCACAGAGACCATCTCCCTGAGCGGGGGCTCCCGAACATCTGTCTTATCCTGGTCTGACACGGTCCACGTGCTTAGTCAGAG GGTGCTTGTCtctgtgaagaaagagaaaactgtgACTATCAGCCTGGATAAAGAGATGTTCTTCTCTGTTTTACTTCATCGCGTTTGGAAGAAGCACCCGATCAATGTCGACTTTTTGGGAATCTACATCCCCCCTACAAACAAGTTTTCTCCTAATGTGCATGGGCTGATAG GCCAGTTCATGAATGAGCCAAAGATCCATGTCTTCAACGAGCGACCGGGAAAGGACCCTGAGAAGCCAGAAGCAAGCATGGAGGTGAAGGGACAAAAGCTGGTCGTCACCAG GGGCCTGCAAAAGGATTACCGGACAGACAGAGTGTTTGGAACGGATGTTCCCTGTTGGTTTGTGCACAACAGCGGGAAAGGCTTCATCGACGGGGATTACAAGGATTACTTTGTGCCTCAACTCTATAGCTTCCTCAGACGGCCTTAA